The sequence ActcttgaatttctatggcaAGAAGGTCATACAGCTCATGCCACCCTTGAAGAGGCAGAAAAGGAGGTTTGTTGAATGCTAATCATTGGACAAGTTCCTTCATGCACTTGATAACACAAATTGGAAAGAATGGAAGATTCTAATGTAATATCATCTGCTCCATTTTTCTCTTCAGGCAATGCAAATGATTGATGTATATACAAAATTTGCATACGAGCAAGCTGCAATCCCTGTTATTCCGGGTCGAAAATCAAGAGTGGAAACGTTTGCTGGTGCTAATCGGACCTACACTATAGAAGCTATGATGGGTGACAGGAAGGCTTTACAGGCTGGAACCAGCCACAACCTTGGACAGAACTTCTCCCGTGCCTTTGGAACACAGGTTACTGTTTGGTGTTTACTATATTCatgttcttgtttgttttgtgtaCTGGAACCATTTTATGTACCATTTTTGGATTCCTATGTCATAGTTGCTATAATCAATTCTGCAACAAGCCTGTAAGACAGACTACTTCCAGAGACTTGATTTGGTGTCTCACCTGCGTTATTTCTTGTTTGCATTTTCTTTAGCTACATCCATGATCTTGAAGTTCTTCTCTTCCTTTGCCTGCAGTTTATGGATGAAAATAGCCAAATCGAACATGTTTGGCAGACTTCTTGGGCTATTAGCACTCGGTTTGTTGGTGGGATCATCATGACCCATGGTGATGATGCTGGCTTAATGCTTCCGCCAAATATTGCACCCATCCAGGTCTTTTTCCAtcgattaattatatatgtgattTCTTGTACATAAAAACTGGGGCCCCTCTGTCAAACTATGTTTGCCCTGATGCCCTCTCCTTTGTATTCAACTATGGCAATACAATATCTACTGTTCCTCTGGCAATAGTGGTTAAAATGTTGACTAAGATTACATGTTTTTTCCGCAAATTTGCTCAATTGATTTTCTGCTTTCAGTTCCCAAAACCATACATATATCAGTAGAATTTAAGAATGTCTGTTTAGCGCAGGTGGTAATAGTGCCTATATGGAAAAAGGGAGATGAAAAGAGTGCTGTTATGGAAGCTGTGTCTTCAGTTCAAAACACACTCAAAGAAGCAGGAATTAGAGTCAAAGTGGATGACTCGGAGTTGCGGACACCAGGATGGAAGTTCAATTTTTACGAGATGAAGGTATAGCTCATTTGCTCTCTGTTTCTGTTTATGCAGGCTTCTTTCTGAATTCTGACACTTCTACCATTGTTTACAACTTTCAACAGGGAGTTCCTATAAGACTAGAAATTGGTCCCCGTGATGTCACAAACAAAAGTGTTGTTATTTCTAGGCGAGATATCCCTGGAAAACAAGGAAAGGAGTTTGGAGTGTCTATGGATCCATCAATACTGGTGGACCATATAAAAGGTCGTCTAGTGGAAATCCAAGCATCCCTTCTACAGAAGGCCATTGCATTCCGTGATAGGTACTATTTGTTTACGCTGAACGACTTGTCCTAAAGTATAGTTTGTTCTCAATTCCTATTTATGCATTTCTACATATCCATTTCTACATACGCATAATAGAGAACTTACTCAACTTGTCCTAAAATACTTTGCTAATTTGTCGTGAACTGCTGATTGTTTTCTGAATAAAAATGCTCTTAAGTGGGGGCCATCTTTTGATTATTTTCATTGCAAGAGCTCAGTAGTACAGTGCAACTGATTTTTTAGCACCACCTAGCAATAATCATTTTAGcgtttgtgttcttttaattcCTTCTCTTTCAGACAAACTTCCTCTGAACTAAACGGTGCACTTTTTACTTTCAGTAACATAGTTGATGTAAGCTCATATGGAGAACTGAAGGAGGCCATTGCCGAGGGTAAATGGGCGAGAGGGCCATGGTCAGCTAGGTAGGTGCAGTTTAAATGCGCTGTTTGTCCAACAGTGTTAATGTTATTTTATGTTTTTGCAAACTTGATTCATTTGTGGTATACTTCAGCGATGCTGATGAGCTGAAGGTGAAAGAAGAGACCAGCGCCACCATCAGATGCTTCCCGTTCGAGCAGCCAGAGGGCGCTAAGAAATGCTTCATGACTGGCAATCCAGCCGAGGAAGTTGCAATTTTTGCGAAGTCGTATTAGTTCATGCTTTCTCTAATAGTCTGGTTCCAAGGAtcaaagcattttttttccagctatattttctccattttccCAGATTCTCTGGGATCTTTTCTGATCATAAATTACCCATTGAATGCTTGTGCTTCTGATATTTCTAGTGTAAATTAGCGATCGAGTAGTTAAATCTCTGTCCTGCTTGTCGTATTAGGACAAAACTCACAACACGGTGCAATTGTATAATCAAAGTTCTCTTACTGAAGTTCACAGCTCTTATTTCTAGTGTAAGTCTGTTATCGTCCAAAATGTATGTAGTTCTGTGCCACAAAATTTCTCGAGCATATGTAAAGCAAAATATTCATGCCCAATATCCATTAATTAATAATACGAATGAAATATTACATGGGATAAACATAAACTAATTTCGTTTATTCTGTTCTACTAACATAGAAAATAGACAATTCGACAACACTATGAGGATGGCAATGGTAATGTTTATTATGCAAAGTAATCAACTAGCACTGCTTGCCggatcatatattcatatatccTACATGATTCTTTCCGACATGGACGGCAGCCGCCGGAAGAAGttgatcgccggcgccggcatccGGTCCCGGAACATCGGGTGGCGGAGGTAGTAGAACCCGGCGACCACGGCGACCACCTTGATGGGCACCACGTACAGCGCCATGGCCACGAACACGCAGAGCGCGACGAACACCCCCGTGGCGCGCGGGTCGCGCCACGACACGAGCGCCTGCAGCCTCTCCGCCTGCGTCGCCACGTCGCCGACCATCGCCTGCAGCCGCGCGCCGACCATCCTCGCCCGGTCGTACCTCGCCCGCACCACCTCCGGCGGCCTCGAGCTCGGGATCGCGTCGAACTCCTCGTCCAGCTCCTCCctgtccgccgcctccgccatggaCGCGCGCACGCACGggtgcggcgccggcgcgcgcggcctGCGCCTGTACTTCCACACGCCGACGGCCGCCACGTGCAGGGTGAGCGTCGGCACGACGAGGTCCGGGTGCCACGCGAGGAGGACGAGCACGGCGTGCgccagcgccgtcgccgtcgggttCCGCCACGAGCGCGTGTCCTCCGCCCACCGCGCCGCGTCGGACACCCACGacagcgccgccacggcgcgggTCCAGTTGGCGCGCAGCTTCCGCATGCTGAACCCGCGCGGCTCCGCCGCGTCGAGCAtccacgtcgccgcctcccgccgcagcggcggctccGACCGCGCCAGGTGCGCCGCCGAGATGCGCGCCGCGGACAGCCGCAGCGCGTcgcggctcgccgccgggaTCGGGCGCAGGTGGTGcatcggcggcagcgccggGCGGCCGTACATGTGCAGCACGTCCAGCGCCGACACCGACGCGGCGAAGCGGATGGCGAGCTCGACGTCGCCCATCCGCTTCGCGCCGGTGGGCAGCATCATGATGAGCGGGTACACGCCGCGGTACACGCGGCCGCTCTCCAGCGTGGACAGCCGTATCCGGACCTTGCCCATCGGCCGCGAGAACGCGGCGGCGTCCTTGGCGCCGTCCGGTAGctgagacggcgacggcggcggcggatcgtcGAACACCCCGACGGTGAGCACCGTGCACGGATCGTACACCGGCCACGTGTACTGCTCGTTCCAGGCCGGGTCGAAGCTGTCGGAGATGGTGCGCGTCCTCGCCCACTTGGGGCCGTACTTGGCGACGGCGTAGGCGTCGGTGCAGCCCTTGCCGTCGGCGGTGCGCATCGGCAGGAGGCCCTTGCACCCGACAATGCCGAGCTCCACGACGCCGATCGGCGGGCGCCATAGCTGCCGCGCCGA is a genomic window of Oryza glaberrima chromosome 7, OglaRS2, whole genome shotgun sequence containing:
- the LOC127779819 gene encoding proline--tRNA ligase, chloroplastic/mitochondrial — protein: MASLLRLPSLLKPSAAAARPSALLRRRCRAGTAASVSASRSHAAAATTGAAAPAPPETRGGGDREGQVTPRSVDFNAWYTDVIAAAELADYGPVRGTMVIRPYGYAIWEAIQDYLNVKFKETGHSNMYFPQFIPYSFIEKEASHVEGFSPELALVTIGGGKELEEKLVVRPTSETIVNHMFTKWIQSYRDLPLMINQWANVTRWEMRTKPFIRTLEFLWQEGHTAHATLEEAEKEAMQMIDVYTKFAYEQAAIPVIPGRKSRVETFAGANRTYTIEAMMGDRKALQAGTSHNLGQNFSRAFGTQFMDENSQIEHVWQTSWAISTRFVGGIIMTHGDDAGLMLPPNIAPIQVVIVPIWKKGDEKSAVMEAVSSVQNTLKEAGIRVKVDDSELRTPGWKFNFYEMKGVPIRLEIGPRDVTNKSVVISRRDIPGKQGKEFGVSMDPSILVDHIKGRLVEIQASLLQKAIAFRDSNIVDVSSYGELKEAIAEGKWARGPWSASDADELKVKEETSATIRCFPFEQPEGAKKCFMTGNPAEEVAIFAKSY